AAAGCTTAAATTAGTATAGGTTTCAGTTggaaacttttctaaaattttgggaaaaaaccaaaaaaaaattttttttttgagttttttttttcaattttttttagtctcAAAAATAGTGAGATACtgtttttgtgtcattttttgcatttttcccaTAAAACTTAAGCTTccgtctattttttttctcgaaaaattagctaaaaatcttcaaaactaacaaggttatgaatttttgaaaattttttaaaattcaaaaaaaaaatttttttctaaaatttaaaaatcgctAACTCCGCCAGTTTTGTGCATTTTCCGCAGTTTAGTGTAAATTGAAAgagattttctagattttgtgataaaaatactaccaaaaacatttttcgtactagatacagtaccccaagagttttcgtggtgggacccaaaacttttaaaaaatttctgaaaacatgcAGAACCTAGGCATGAatatacttttctgaaagctctCATAGTgcttaattcaaattttaaattaatatttgctcaaatctaaaattaaactCCAGGAGCTCTCccaaaagtgccaaaaattcTGCGTTCACATGTTGGACCAGGTGCGGGGCTCCAAGGAACTGGAGGTGGTGCTCAATCACACTACAAATGCGTGGCACGATGTGACGTCAGCAAATTATggaaatccagaaaaattggcaaGGTTGAAGCTGGCAATACAGTTATCGCAGAAAAGGGttggtgaaatttgaaataaaattaattttattttttttcagaatttttttttctgaaacttgcatgaaaatatttaatttttattttactaagTTCGCTTTgttgagagcttcaaaatgacacccatcatgcctatgtttcttcaattttgagtttcgacacagctgaaaccctagctaccgtaccccgcgtggcgagacccaaatattcaaattccacGGAATAtaggcatgatgggggtcattttaaaGCTCTCATTGTGTTTAATTCGAATATTAACATTTTTACCGGTTTACGAGacatttcagagaaaaattggaaaaaattcaaattttttttttttgataattttctaaCTTCCAGTTCGTCGCCCATCCTAACTGTCAGCAGCTGCTTCTGGATATCTGGTATGAAGGTGTTGAGTCAGTGAGATGTACTAACTTTATATATAAGGTGAgaaattttaaggaaaaattcttcgaaatttttttttaattccaaaaaaaaatttttttccaaattaaacttttttcagctaattttctACATTCTCGGAATGCTCAGTTTTCCGTTATTCTCACTTGTCTACTTACTTGCTCCGCACTCCTCAATGGGACAATTCGCCAAGAAGCCATTCATCAAGTTCCTTTCGCACTCTGGAAGCTATATTTTCTTTCTGAGTGGGTggtttttcgggaaaattttgtttattttgtgagaagactttaaaatttaaattcagtgAGTTGCgagctttcagaaaagtataagCATGCCTAGGTTCCagctattttcaaactttttttttctgtttttgggtcccgccacgaaaacctctTGGGTACAGTAACTAGGAGggagatttgaaattttatatttttcctaTGGCAAGCatacattttcacattttctagaacataaattagcagaaaatctcgaaaatgaacaaagttatcgattttcgaaaatttccgaaaaaaaatttttttttgaaaaatctttttttaaatttcaaactttattaataactattttcaaatttgaaatcttcctgccaattgcttcaaaatgacccccatcatgcctaTATTCCGTTGCTTTTGAGTTCCGGCACAGCTGAAGCcagtgctacagtaccccgcgtggcgggacccaaattttcaaagctggCGGAACCCGGGCATGATGgtacttttctgaaaactctCAGTAAGCTGATTTCAACCAagataaaattttctacaaaagtTAAGAAATGACAGAgaaatttgaggttttcaaaaaaaacccaaaaaagctacagtaccccaaattacagtactccttatcATGGCAAGTCAACGTATGAACGTCATCGACAACATCCTACGCACTGATGACGTGGATCGCAAGGAGACACGTGGACCCCCGCCCACCATAATCGAATGCGCTATATTTTTATGGGTTTTAGGTGagaatttgggaatttttgggatattgattatcgattttttataaattaaatttttcgatttttcttttgttttttttttgaaaaaattttcaagaaaaattggttatcgattttttcaaaaatttttttggattattggtttttttttcgaaaatttttttttggattattgatttttaggaatttaattatcgattttttatcgattcTTAACTTTTTCAGGATTAATATGGGTTGAAATCAAGCAACTGTGGGAGTGCGGTCTCTACAATTATTGCCGAAATTTGTGGaatattttggattttatcaCAAATTCCTTGTACCTTTGCACCACCGCCCTACGTGTGGTCGCCTATGTTCAggtattgtagtttgtagtttgtagtttgtagtctgcaGTGTGTATAAttgtcacaaaaaaattatttgaaaaactctaaaattgaaaaagttatcaattttccaaaaaaaaattctgggtCCTGTTGCGAAAAGTCACTGTAACTCGATGAGAAATTaggtttttcgaattttttctacaaaattcaaaatgctctgcaaaaattaagctgaagtctaagtctaattttttaagtctAAAATGATCGGAAAATCTCCAAAACTGagaaagttatgaattttcaaaaatttaagtttttaattaaaaaaattttttttacaatttttcaaaaaatgtttaattttctcaGATGTCacaaaaatacttcaaaatcaaataaattacCATTTTCAGGTAGAACAAGAAGCTCTGCGAGCCAACTCGGTGCACATCGCTCGTCACCTGCCCCGCCGCGACTGGGATGCCTGGGACCCCACACTGCTCAGCGAGTGCTTTTTTGCCACTGCGAATATTTTCTCCTCACTGAAATTGGTGCACATTTTTACAGTGAGCCCACACTTGGGACCACTTAAAATTTCTTTGGGtgagttggaaaaattttggaaaaaaaaaactttgaaatgtttttttgaaaatttttttttttcaaaaaagtctaaCTTTTCAGGCCGTATGGTAATCgatattgtgaaattttttatggtcTACGCACTGGTACTATTCGCATTTGCATGTGGGCTCAATCAACTGCTGTGGTGAgagaaaaagcttttttttttgcaaaaattgtttttgtacgatttttttttccaaaaccggttttcaacacatttcagcaagaaatttgaattttgcacaCTTAGAGCTTTAAAATGACTCCCATCATGCCTAGAATCCAacgatttttagaatttgggtctcgccacgcggggtACGGTTGCTGTGGTTTCAGCTGTGCGTAGCTCAAAACCGCCGGAGCATAGGCATGTGAGGTGTCTTTCGAAAGCTCTCAGTCAGCTGAAGCCAAcaaaagtattaaaatttgataaatatgaaaaataaaggttttgaatttttcgaaaaaaaaattttcgaaacttttattttattttttaataatgttttctcaaaaattttttaatttccaggtaCTACGCCTCAATGCGCCAAAACGAGTGTAATTTATATGAGCAGTACAAAAACGAAAAGTCATTGAGCTACAAGTATGAGCACTTGAAGGAATCGTGTGACGACAAGTACAAATCCTGCTCGAGGTTTGGATTTTtggctgaattttttttaattttagataacTCAACTgtaaatgttaattttccaattcagGAAACtgtgagttttcagaaaagtataatcatggctagtttctaattttctgcgaaaatgTCGGGTCCTGCCGCGAAAACtcctgggttactgtaattaacagacaaaaaattgtattttattttttctaacaagAAGATTATCTGACGTacataaaaaactaaaaattatcaaaatatctcaCGAATTGATAAAGtcacgaatttttgaaaaactcaaaaaaaaatttgaaaaattaaaaaatattaatttttggaaaatttcgaaaattcataactcggttcattttcaagatttttgcttgatttttgatacaaaatgGAGTCACTGCTCAGAGCTACCtggtaatatttttttaaaaactatacaacttttcgtggcgggacccaaaccCCCAGATTTCAGCATCTACCACACCGCGGAAACTCTATTCTGGGCCCTGTTTGGCCTGGTAGATCTCACGCATTTTCGGTTAAAAGAGGACCATTTCTTGTCGGAATGGACGGGGAAAACGATTTTTGGCAGCTACTGTTGTTGCTCCATAATTGTGCTCCTGAACATGCTCATCGCTATGATGAGCAATTCATATCAGTATATTTCGGATCAGGCGGATATTGAGTGGAAATTTGCGAGGAGCCGACTGTTTTTAGGTTAGTTTTGAGATGAAACTtgatggaaaatcgataatttcaccctaaaatcaataatttcctcaaaaatcaatattttactaaaaatcaatacttttccaaaaattgataattttaccccaaaaatcgataacccccccccccccctcccaaaaaaaatcattttttcttttcagaatatttcgACGACACCGCCACATTGCCGCCGCCTTTTAACATTGTCCCATCACCAAAATCAATATATTACTGTAAGCCCCGCCCATTTTTTGTCAAGCTCTGCCCACTTTTTCAGGCCTACACTATTTGACCAAAAAGCTGTGCAATTGCACAAAACTACAGCAGCCGAGCAAGCAGAAAAGCATGCGGGTAGGTAGGAgcaccgtaaatctacatagagagtttcgtaaatctacacacttggcctcgtaaatctacatagagagccccgtaaatctacacaaatagccccgtaaatctacacactcggtcccgtaaatctacacagagAGCTCCGTAAATCTGCACACTTAgtcccgtaaatctacacaaaatccTGTGAATCTACAGACATAGTCCTGTAAATCTACACACTTaaccccgtaaatctacacagagAGTTCCTTAAATCTACACAGgacccgtaaatctacacacagttttttttttgcagaatcaaaaaatcttgcGATCCGTCAACGACCGCGAAAACAACTACCGggtaagaaatttcaaaattttcagaaaaaaaaataccggAATTTCGGTGCATCGTACTAATATTTCCAGAGAACTGTGCGAAAAATCGCTACAGCGGAGCACAATTTCATTGTAatttgattattgattttttgttgaatttattttctgtgaaattccGTAACTGTGAAGTTTTTGGGAATGGTTTGCAgtgattttttggagaaactagtggtttttgagttttttaagtaaaaaattcgaattcggCGTCACATTTTACCCCTAGAAAcgagtttttcaagtttttctgcaattttgcGTGAGATCCGGTGTTTTGGGGagctgtagtcggtgtttgcgtacttttggagctacagtaccccgggaaagttgaaaatttagctAGAGGCTCAAACTAAAACAACTTTAGACCGAAATTTTGCGCTGAATCCAAATTTCGtagtgaattttaaaaaaatttagttttttagtgcaaaaaattgagttttcaagtaaaataataaaaaaaaataaaactgattctaaactaaattttgaccataaattcaaatttctcgtcATATTTCACCCTTAGAAACAGGCTTTCAGAgcttttctgcaattttgcGTGAGACCCGGTGTTTTGGGGGACTGTAGTCgttgtttgcgtacttttggagctacagtaccccggaaaatttgaaaattgagctagaaacctGTACTAAAATCGGAATAGACCAATTTTTTgtgctgaattcgaatttttagttagtttttcgatttgttttgagttttttttttttttttttctaattttcagcacGAAACAAGAAAAAGACCGCCATGGCAGAGCgtcgtttgaaaaattcggcgCTTTTACTGAAAGAATTCCCGGTGCCACAGATGTTCAAGGCCGGTCAGCGGAATATGAGCATCTCCTCGATTCAGTCAAACGGGCGGCTGTGGgttctaatttttgtttaaactttaaaattttgctgtATTTGAATTTAGCTTGCCGagagctttcagaaaagtgtaatcatgactaggctccgcccattttgaGCGATTTCGCAATAAAttcgggtcccgccacgaaaatttctggggtactgtagttttgggaGGAAAAACGGATAAAATACTTTTATTGCGTCGTTTACTGAATTGTgtacattttaaaagtaaaaattagtaaaaatctccaaaattgaaaaagttacagattttcgaaaaaaatggttttaaaaaaattttgaaatattttaaaaatatttttgaattctgaaatttttgttttaacaatttttgtaaaaaaatccaattttggctcgccgagagctttcagaaaagtataatcatgactaggctccgcccattttgaGCGATTTCGCAATagtttgggtcccaccacgaaaactgaTGGGCTACTGTAGTTTCGGAAAATTCACAAGTGATTCAATTGTTTcgtaaaaatcaatagtttttcttaattctgcttaaaaattggcctaaaatcttgaaaattaacaaagttatgaattttcgaaaattttcaaaaaccaacaaaaaatttgattttttaaaatttaaaatcaataatctacaataaacttacaattaggcagatgaaaattccaatttttgcaaattttgaagctaTAACGCTGAAAACTCGTACAGCTAaaaactccgcccattttgggtcccaccgcgACAACCCAAAAGTGGGTGGAGCCTAGACGTGTTAGGGGTCATTTCAAAGCTCTCGATGagctgaatttaatttttctagtaATTCAGAGTAAAAATCTCAAGCTCGgaaatatttcaactttttcgagaaaaaaatatttttcaaaaaattttttttttttttgaaaattaacacTTTTTAGAAAACCATCATTCATGCCGAGCAGCTCCAAGTTGAGCTGGAGCAATCTGAAAGTGAAAGCTTCACGTctttcaaaatccaaatcaATCGATACTACACATCTCGATGTTACCCGGTTACATGCGTTGAGGTgggctttttgaattttttccagaaatttttcaaaatgtttttgttaaaGCTAAAGTTTAATAACATgcttaaaatattatatttcagcaaaaaatcgcCGCTTCAAAAACAAGCCCATACGAGTTTCGACACCTCCAGTCTCAATGACGACACTGATGAACTTTTATGACAGTTTTTCCtatatttaataaatatttttgaattttagctaaaattcaacttaattttcaaattgaactcGCCGTgagctttcagaaaagtataatcatgcctaggctccgcccatttttagcgatttcgcaataatttgggtcccaccaAGAAAACTCTTggcttactgtagtttcgaaaggaatttgtttttttttttggtattttcaaggcaaaactgaatattttatctaatttttgagaaaaaaaatgagctcaaaatcttgaaaattagcagagttatcgattttcgaaaaaatcgattttttcaaaaatttgtgaaaaatattttttccaaatttttcttatttttggtAGGAACTTGCGAATTTCAATTAAAGCTCGCCGTTggcttttgaaaaagtataatcatgcctaggctccgcccattttaaGCGATTTAGCAATAATTTTGGGTCCCTCCACGAAAACTCTTGGGGTACGGTAGTTTTGCAGGgaatttggtttttaatattttattagcatgaatgaacattttatctaaattttgagaaaagccgaaaatcttgaaatctGGCagagttatcgattttcgaaaaatttcgaaaaaaaattttcgaatttttttttagttcaaaaagtcaagaagtcaaaaaatcaaaatttaaatgttcaaGATATTTTTAGTATCTATAGTCTAAAACTCTTCACCTTATCAATATAAATTTCCGCTTTGAAAACGGCAGTGATACTTTGACACCCCACCCCGACTAAACTCCTATAAAACTTGACGTCTTATCAGTGATTCTGATCATTTTGGTTTGCAAATATGCTCCGGGAGCACATTTTCTCTGCTTCTCTATTGTTTCTTATCTCTGTGTCTGTTGGCTCGGCTGCCACGTGTCATGGGGAGGAAAAGTTGGATCCCAGTGGGAAATTGTGAGTTTGAATGGGATTATAGacgattttgatttaaaaatttgacctCAGCACCAAAAACTCGCCCGGAACATTATATTGAAACagtttaaacttaaaaaatataattttcagaattttcaaaaaaaaaaatttcaaaaaaaaattttttttttgggaaaaaattttagcgtcaaaattttaacaaattcgaGTTCGCCACCTTTGATATAGCTtacatattaattttcagctcgttTGGAGCCAATGTCGTAAGATCCGGTGTAtggggggtactgtagtcggtgtttgcgtatttttgaacctacagtaccccttgaaatttcaaaattgagctagcaGCCCAAACTAAAATGATTTTGAACCCAAATTTTGCGCTGAATACGAATTTAAACAGTATTTTTGTGTTAATTGCTTTTGAacacgaaaatttttatattttcatacattttcaaagaaattgatagattttccaaatcaaggttagtttctgaaaattttcatgttaaaGTTTGGACTCAGCACCTTAAAGTTACTCTagttcataattttcagcctGATTGGAGCCAATGTCGTAAGATTCGGTGTATAGGGGGTACTGTACTCGGTGTTTGGGGACTtctgaagctacagtacccctcgaaatttcaaaattgagctagaagcCTGAACTAAAAGGATTTTAGACCCAAACTTTCCGCTGAATCCGAATTTTAATGTTGTTTTccattgattttaaaattttcagctgctACGTGGTCCATACGGGCGCCGCATCGTTCCATGACGCTGAAAAAGCTTGCTATGACTATGGTGGCTACCACCTGGCCTCTGTACCAAGTATGATTGACAATAATTTCTTGTACAGTAAGTTTTAgacttaaaaatttggaaagaaaaatgtaaaaatctaggaaaaaaatatttcagacctCTCTAGCAACTCGAACGTTTGGGCCAACTACTTTTGGATCGGGCTCACCGATATGACGGCCGATGGCTCGTGGGAATGGATTGATGGCTTGGATTTGGTATTTATGAACTGGGCTTCAAGTTGgtgaaattttaggaaaaaaatatttccgaaaaaaaaatccaggcTCAACTGCCGGCTATTGCGGAGCCATGCGTGCTGCAGATGCCCGTTGGCAAGCCCAGGACTGCACTAAGCCTTATCCGTTCTTTTGCTATGGACCGGCTCTCGGAGCACCGACAAATCCTCCGAAtagtgggttttttttttctaaaactctaacattttcagatttttcaagatttttttggtttgtagTTTATTGTATCATATTCAGCTCGTTATTAGCTTTAAAATAAACACCATAATGCCTAGGTTTCCACCATTTTGGgcgaatttctaaatttttcgggtcccgccacgaaaactcaTTGGGcactgtattttcaaaaaaaaatggggttATTagtttttccagtaaaatctgaaaagttggTAGcagtttgtaaaaaaaatcaatttaaaatcgctaaaatttaaaaagttacgaattttcgaaaaatactttttaaaaaattttaacgaaatttttgaaattttcgaaaattcataactttcttaattttag
The nucleotide sequence above comes from Caenorhabditis elegans chromosome III. Encoded proteins:
- the trp-2 gene encoding Transient receptor ion channel domain-containing protein (Confirmed by transcript evidence); translated protein: MTSSEASEFRMIEDDDDVSNNVTWTESDNSRLREKQFLLSCERGDIGSVRKLLAGISTETFNINCLDPLGRNALLIAIENENIEMIELLLDHNIETGDAILYAIGEENVEAVEIIVEHLEKMDKFDSERQGVEITEHSAFTPDITPIVLAAHKDNYECIKLFLDKKGTVPHPHDVRCSCPECYVAREEDSLRLSRSRINAYRALTSPSLICLSARDPILYAFELSWELKRLSFIENEFRTDYEELSQKCQKFCVHMLDQVRGSKELEVVLNHTTNAWHDVTSANYGNPEKLARLKLAIQLSQKRFVAHPNCQQLLLDIWYEGVESVRCTNFIYKLIFYILGMLSFPLFSLVYLLAPHSSMGQFAKKPFIKFLSHSGSYIFFLILLIMASQRMNVIDNILRTDDVDRKETRGPPPTIIECAIFLWVLGLIWVEIKQLWECGLYNYCRNLWNILDFITNSLYLCTTALRVVAYVQVEQEALRANSVHIARHLPRRDWDAWDPTLLSECFFATANIFSSLKLVHIFTVSPHLGPLKISLGRMVIDIVKFFMVYALVLFAFACGLNQLLWYYASMRQNECNLYEQYKNEKSLSYKYEHLKESCDDKYKSCSSIYHTAETLFWALFGLVDLTHFRLKEDHFLSEWTGKTIFGSYCCCSIIVLLNMLIAMMSNSYQYISDQADIEWKFARSRLFLEYFDDTATLPPPFNIVPSPKSIYYCLHYLTKKLCNCTKLQQPSKQKSMRVESKNLAIRQRPRKQLPENCAKNRYSGAQFHSRNKKKTAMAERRLKNSALLLKEFPVPQMFKAGQRNMSISSIQSNGRLKPSFMPSSSKLSWSNLKVKASRLSKSKSIDTTHLDVTRLHALSKKSPLQKQAHTSFDTSSLNDDTDELL
- the trp-2 gene encoding Transient receptor ion channel domain-containing protein (Confirmed by transcript evidence): MTSSEASEFRMIEDDDDVSNNVTWTESDNSRLREKQFLLSCERGDIGSVRKLLAGISTETFNINCLDPLGRNALLIAIENENIEMIELLLDHNIETGDAILYAIGEENVEAVEIIVEHLEKMDKFDSERQGVEITEHSAFTPDITPIVLAAHKDNYECIKLFLDKKGTVPHPHDVRCSCPECYVAREEDSLRLSRSRINAYRALTSPSLICLSARDPILYAFELSWELKRLSFIENEFRTDYEELSQKCQKFCVHMLDQVRGSKELEVVLNHTTNAWHDVTSANYGNPEKLARLKLAIQLSQKRFVAHPNCQQLLLDIWYEGVESVRCTNFIYKLIFYILGMLSFPLFSLVYLLAPHSSMGQFAKKPFIKFLSHSGSYIFFLILLIMASQRMNVIDNILRTDDVDRKETRGPPPTIIECAIFLWVLGLIWVEIKQLWECGLYNYCRNLWNILDFITNSLYLCTTALRVVAYVQVEQEALRANSVHIARHLPRRDWDAWDPTLLSECFFATANIFSSLKLVHIFTVSPHLGPLKISLGRMVIDIVKFFMVYALVLFAFACGLNQLLWYYASMRQNECNLYEQYKNEKSLSYKYEHLKESCDDKYKSCSSIYHTAETLFWALFGLVDLTHFRLKEDHFLSEWTGKTIFGSYCCCSIIVLLNMLIAMMSNSYQYISDQADIEWKFARSRLFLEYFDDTATLPPPFNIVPSPKSIYYCLHYLTKKLCNCTKLQQPSKQKSMRNQKILRSVNDRENNYRKTIIHAEQLQVELEQSESESFTSFKIQINRYYTSRCYPVTCVEQKIAASKTSPYEFRHLQSQ
- the R06B10.7 gene encoding uncharacterized protein (Confirmed by transcript evidence) — encoded protein: MGGVFSCTSFQRYSFKICKNWNFHLPNCKFIVDY